The following is a genomic window from Geobacillus subterraneus.
TTCCTCAGCATTGATATTTGCCATCCCTACGATATTTTTAGCCATTGAAAATAAAATACTTTTTCCGTACTTCGAGTTTAAGTACGCAGATATAAACTCGGCATTGGCTTTTTCATTAGGAATTACCTTAACTAAATATCCTGCAAAGGCCATTGGTTTTTCAAAGCGATACACAGCTGTTTTTCCTACTAGTTCTTTACTATTTGTTCTATTAAATAAAAGCTCTCCTTTATGAACCAGATATTTTTCAACTTCCTTATCATCTAAATCAACGTATTTAAGATCTGTGAGATCCCAATGTCCTTCATACGTAATATTGTTCATTCTCAATATAGGATATTTCCCTGTATCCTCGCTTGCTTTTTTGCTTGTACCATATTGTGTTTTTAGAGCTAAATCCTTTATAAAACCCATTGGCCATTTCTTAGGATTAGTAGCTGGATCTCCAAACACCTCTAAAAACACACTTTGCGTTAACTGGTCTAACGCTTCAATTTGGGCTTTTCTTTTAAAAATTATTTCTTCTGCTTGTTTAAGTAATTTAGATATTTTTTTTTGAATCGCTTTACTTGGTAGATCAATATCAATCTCACCGATATCACTTAAACGAATACTTGGATAGGATGAATCCAATACTAGACGACTTGGTGGATTAGCACGAAAAAAATAGTATAGATAATCCGGCTCTATCTCGTTAGAACAAATTATAGCTGCTAAGTGATTTACAATATACGCTTCATGAGTAGTTTTATATACTCTATTTTTTAATATACTCATTCCACTTTTTGCAAATAGAATCGTATTTTCCGGGACAAGAACCATTTTCCTATTTTGGGCAACGCTTTCTTCTATTTTTGGTAATTCCATTAAACTTTTTCCGTTACATAGCTCCTCTAAGTGTCCTGCTCTGATAAAAGGTTTTCCGTTATTCTCGCTAAATTCATTATCTTTAGGAGCTGTACTCCCTGATAACACTTTAGCAATTTTTTTTAGTTTTATTTTCATCATCAAGCACCTCTAGAATTTAAGCATATCTTCTAACTCTTTTATACCTTTTATTATTTCTTCTTCTAGCTTCTTTACTTTTTCAATTATTTCTATCGGTTGTTGATACTTCACTTCTTCATACTCAATTTCTTTATACTTGTTAATCGAAAGGTCATAGTCGTTTTCACGAATTTCTTCCACCGGCACGAAGAACGACTGCTCCGTGCGCTTCCGTTCTTTTTCCGCTTCACGGTTATGGAATCGCGCAATGATGTCCGGAATGTCGTTTTCTTCAATCGGAGTACGCTTGTC
Proteins encoded in this region:
- a CDS encoding restriction endonuclease subunit S, producing MMKIKLKKIAKVLSGSTAPKDNEFSENNGKPFIRAGHLEELCNGKSLMELPKIEESVAQNRKMVLVPENTILFAKSGMSILKNRVYKTTHEAYIVNHLAAIICSNEIEPDYLYYFFRANPPSRLVLDSSYPSIRLSDIGEIDIDLPSKAIQKKISKLLKQAEEIIFKRKAQIEALDQLTQSVFLEVFGDPATNPKKWPMGFIKDLALKTQYGTSKKASEDTGKYPILRMNNITYEGHWDLTDLKYVDLDDKEVEKYLVHKGELLFNRTNSKELVGKTAVYRFEKPMAFAGYLVKVIPNEKANAEFISAYLNSKYGKSILFSMAKNIVGMANINAEELKSIKIYIPPKQLQDQFAEIVQKIESQRELFKKGLVELEKNFNSLMQRAFKGELFND